In the Armatimonas rosea genome, one interval contains:
- a CDS encoding amidase, with protein sequence MKKISRREMVTGAAVAAVGALAGEAEAQETAKSEKLTTGELAAADRLIGRETTEAERAQLLTGMPGFQQSLKAVRTSALIGQLPPAFHFNPVIAGVTLPTGKSEVKLSKAKTPKFEGDLKSLAFASVATLTRLLVTKKLTSVQLTEMYLERLRTYGPRLLCVVSLLEDTAREQAEQADKEIAAGKWRGPLHGIPYGLKDLFFVKGTRTTFGAPPYKNQTLEGLEATVATRLRDAGAVLCAKFSMGELAMGDVWFGGITRNPWDVTRGSSGSSAGSASAVAAGLVGFAIGTETYGSIVSPSRECGATGLRPTFGRVSRHGAMALSWTMDKIGPICRSVEDCALVFAAIHGPDGHDDSVLENIPFSWRPESKLSALRVGFDEAGFERASGAQKEVLTVLRGLGVVPKPVKLPKLDPAYGAIPGLTIHAEGAAAFAELAASGGLRELVQQGNNAWPNTFREGALVPAADYLQAQRVRRRLQQEMVAALSAVDVYVTPAGSAPSITYTNLTGHPTLLTRCGKSERGLPISIEFTGNLFREEAILRLAFAYEQATEWHTQWPAVENLPVEPPALKR encoded by the coding sequence ATGAAAAAAATCAGCCGACGAGAGATGGTAACGGGAGCCGCCGTGGCGGCGGTGGGGGCGCTGGCGGGCGAGGCCGAGGCGCAGGAGACCGCAAAGAGTGAGAAGCTGACCACGGGCGAGCTCGCGGCTGCCGATAGGCTGATTGGGCGAGAGACCACGGAGGCGGAGCGGGCGCAGCTTCTGACGGGGATGCCAGGGTTCCAGCAGAGCCTCAAGGCCGTACGTACCAGCGCGCTGATCGGGCAGCTCCCACCCGCCTTTCACTTCAACCCGGTGATCGCGGGGGTGACCCTGCCCACGGGCAAGAGCGAGGTCAAGCTCTCCAAGGCCAAGACTCCCAAGTTTGAGGGCGATCTCAAGAGCCTGGCCTTTGCCAGTGTCGCGACCCTCACGCGCCTCTTGGTGACCAAGAAGCTCACCAGTGTCCAGCTCACAGAGATGTATTTGGAGCGGCTGCGCACCTACGGCCCGCGCCTCTTGTGCGTGGTCTCGCTTCTGGAGGACACGGCGCGGGAGCAGGCTGAGCAGGCCGATAAGGAAATCGCGGCGGGCAAGTGGCGCGGGCCGCTGCATGGGATTCCCTACGGGCTCAAGGACCTCTTTTTTGTGAAGGGCACCCGCACCACCTTTGGCGCGCCGCCCTATAAAAACCAGACCCTGGAGGGGCTTGAGGCGACGGTCGCGACGCGCCTGCGTGACGCCGGGGCGGTGCTCTGTGCCAAGTTCTCGATGGGGGAGCTGGCGATGGGCGATGTCTGGTTTGGCGGGATCACGCGCAACCCGTGGGACGTCACCCGGGGCTCGTCGGGGTCGTCGGCGGGCTCGGCGAGCGCGGTGGCGGCGGGGCTGGTGGGCTTTGCCATTGGCACCGAGACCTACGGGAGCATCGTCTCCCCGAGCCGTGAGTGCGGCGCGACCGGCCTGCGCCCCACCTTTGGCCGGGTCTCCCGCCACGGCGCGATGGCCCTCTCCTGGACCATGGACAAGATCGGCCCGATCTGCCGCAGTGTCGAGGACTGTGCGCTGGTCTTTGCGGCGATCCACGGCCCCGATGGCCACGACGACAGTGTCTTGGAGAACATTCCCTTTAGCTGGCGGCCCGAGAGCAAGCTCTCCGCGCTCCGGGTGGGCTTCGATGAGGCGGGCTTTGAGCGGGCGAGTGGGGCGCAAAAAGAAGTGCTGACCGTGCTCCGAGGGCTGGGAGTCGTGCCCAAGCCCGTCAAGCTCCCCAAGCTGGACCCCGCGTACGGGGCGATCCCGGGCCTGACCATTCATGCGGAGGGGGCGGCGGCGTTTGCGGAGCTAGCGGCCTCGGGGGGACTGCGGGAGCTGGTGCAGCAGGGCAACAACGCTTGGCCCAATACGTTCCGTGAGGGCGCACTCGTCCCCGCCGCCGACTACCTCCAAGCCCAGCGTGTTCGTCGCCGGCTCCAGCAAGAGATGGTCGCCGCGCTCAGTGCGGTCGATGTCTACGTCACACCCGCGGGGAGTGCGCCCAGCATCACCTACACCAACCTCACAGGGCACCCCACCCTGCTTACCCGCTGCGGCAAGAGCGAGCGCGGCCTCCCAATCTCAATCGAGTTCACGGGGAACCTCTTCCGCGAGGAGGCGATCTTGCGCCTCGCCTTCGCCTACGAGCAAGCAACCGAGTGGCATACCCAGTGGCCCGCTGTGGAAAATCTCCCAGTCGAGCCTCCCGCCCTCAAACGCTGA
- a CDS encoding mechanosensitive ion channel family protein: MNKVMELLSTKGVELGQQLLMAFLAFIVGRWVIGMAGKLLTTSMSRQKIDSTLTQYAVSVVTGVLNIILVISILGILGIQTTSFAALLAAAGLAVGTAMSGLLSNFASGVFLMVLRPFKVGDFISAGGITGTVTEIGIFASKINTPDNVLTVVGNGKIFADNIQNFSHNAYRRVDLTRHFGADANLPMIASELQQRLLAIPNVLSEPAPNIEILEFRAGGPLLAIRPYCHNDSYWQVYFDSNKAILAYCDEKGFAAPEQAVVVRQH, translated from the coding sequence ATGAATAAAGTGATGGAGCTGCTCTCTACTAAAGGCGTAGAACTTGGTCAGCAGCTGTTGATGGCATTTTTAGCATTTATTGTAGGGCGCTGGGTCATTGGTATGGCAGGGAAGCTCCTGACAACCTCGATGTCGCGCCAGAAAATCGACTCCACCCTGACACAGTACGCCGTTTCTGTGGTTACAGGGGTCTTAAATATCATCTTGGTGATCTCGATTTTGGGAATCCTCGGAATCCAGACCACGAGTTTTGCCGCACTTCTTGCCGCTGCCGGTCTTGCCGTCGGCACCGCGATGAGCGGCCTGCTCTCCAACTTTGCCTCAGGGGTCTTTCTGATGGTACTGCGCCCCTTCAAGGTGGGAGACTTTATCAGCGCGGGGGGGATCACGGGCACGGTGACCGAGATTGGGATCTTCGCTAGTAAGATCAACACCCCGGACAATGTCCTAACAGTCGTGGGCAATGGCAAGATTTTTGCGGATAACATCCAAAACTTCTCCCACAATGCCTACCGCCGTGTGGACCTCACGCGCCACTTCGGTGCGGATGCCAATCTCCCAATGATTGCCTCGGAGCTACAGCAACGCCTGCTGGCGATCCCAAATGTCTTGAGTGAGCCTGCACCCAATATCGAGATTCTGGAGTTTCGTGCCGGGGGGCCACTGCTGGCCATTCGTCCCTACTGTCACAACGATAGCTACTGGCAGGTCTACTTCGACTCCAACAAGGCGATCTTGGCCTACTGTGACGAGAAGGGCTTCGCCGCTCCCGAGCAGGCTGTAGTGGTGCGCCAGCACTAG
- a CDS encoding TROVE domain-containing protein gives MSYLKNILNKNATPQSQPIPGTKQVLNSAGGYSFPVDCWTQLERFLILGSEGGSYYASEQKLTIDNAQAVQACVQADGLRAVKTIARVSDSGRAPKNDPAIFALAIAAAEGDDKTRAAALAALPTVCRTGTHLFHFAQFVDGMRGWGRGLRNAVGAWYAQKDADALAYQAVKYQQRDGWSHRDLLRLSHPKPENEQKKALYHWITQGSAGENIPALVAAFEQAKRAETAAELVGLIRDTNLPREAIPTPFLTEKSVWEALLASGMPLTALLRNLATLTRVGIFEDSEQVKAVSERLTNPDSLKKARVHPIAVLAALKTYGSGKGVRGSSTWKPVGKLVDALDAAFYASFGNVEATKRRWVLALDVSGSMSFGDIAGIPGLTPRDASAAMALITAATEDNYRMVAFQDKLTELRITPRQRLDDVVRGISNLPFGSTDCAQPMLWAKENQVKADAFVVYTDSETWHGKVHPVQALRDYRQAMGIPAKLIVVGMVSNRFSIADPSDGGCLDVVGFDTATPQLLSDFVR, from the coding sequence ATGAGCTACCTAAAGAACATCTTAAACAAGAACGCGACGCCGCAGAGCCAGCCGATTCCCGGCACCAAGCAGGTGCTCAACTCGGCGGGGGGCTACAGCTTCCCGGTGGACTGCTGGACACAGCTAGAGCGATTCTTGATCTTGGGTTCTGAGGGCGGCTCGTACTACGCCAGCGAGCAGAAGCTGACAATAGACAACGCGCAGGCAGTCCAGGCATGCGTCCAGGCCGACGGTCTGCGTGCGGTGAAGACCATTGCGCGGGTCTCCGACTCGGGCCGGGCACCCAAGAACGATCCGGCGATCTTTGCGCTGGCGATCGCGGCGGCGGAGGGCGACGACAAGACACGCGCTGCCGCACTGGCCGCCCTACCGACCGTCTGCCGGACCGGGACACATCTCTTCCACTTCGCGCAGTTTGTCGATGGCATGCGCGGCTGGGGTCGTGGGCTACGCAACGCCGTCGGGGCGTGGTACGCCCAGAAGGATGCCGATGCACTGGCCTACCAGGCGGTCAAGTACCAGCAGCGCGATGGCTGGAGCCACCGGGATCTGCTGCGTCTGAGTCACCCCAAGCCGGAGAACGAGCAGAAGAAGGCGCTCTACCACTGGATCACGCAGGGAAGTGCAGGGGAAAATATCCCCGCGCTGGTCGCGGCCTTCGAGCAGGCGAAGCGTGCGGAGACAGCCGCGGAGCTTGTGGGGCTGATCCGTGACACCAACCTGCCACGCGAGGCGATCCCTACCCCGTTCCTGACCGAGAAGTCGGTGTGGGAGGCGCTGCTGGCAAGTGGGATGCCGCTCACGGCGCTGCTACGGAACCTGGCGACCCTGACCCGCGTGGGCATCTTCGAGGACAGCGAGCAGGTCAAGGCCGTCAGCGAGCGGCTGACCAACCCCGACTCGCTGAAGAAGGCACGGGTTCATCCGATCGCGGTGCTGGCGGCGCTCAAGACCTACGGGTCGGGCAAGGGCGTCCGTGGGAGTAGCACCTGGAAGCCGGTGGGCAAGCTGGTGGATGCGCTGGATGCAGCGTTCTACGCGAGCTTCGGCAATGTCGAGGCGACCAAGAGGCGCTGGGTGCTGGCACTGGATGTCTCGGGCTCGATGAGCTTTGGCGATATCGCAGGAATCCCCGGCCTCACCCCGCGCGATGCGTCGGCGGCGATGGCACTGATCACGGCGGCGACCGAGGACAACTACCGAATGGTGGCGTTCCAGGACAAGCTGACCGAGCTGAGAATCACGCCCCGCCAGCGGCTCGATGATGTGGTTCGCGGCATCTCGAACCTGCCGTTTGGCAGCACGGACTGCGCCCAGCCGATGCTCTGGGCGAAGGAGAATCAGGTGAAAGCCGATGCCTTCGTGGTCTACACGGACTCGGAGACCTGGCACGGGAAGGTGCACCCGGTGCAGGCCCTGCGCGACTACCGACAGGCCATGGGCATCCCCGCCAAGCTAATCGTCGTGGGGATGGTGAGCAATCGCTTCTCTATCGCCGATCCCAGCGATGGTGGGTGCTTAGATGTGGTCGGCTTCGACACGGCAACGCCGCAGCTGCTGTCCGACTTCGTGCGCTAA
- a CDS encoding competence type IV pilus major pilin ComGC — protein sequence MKRARNAFTLIEIMVAILIVTVLMTIAIPNFIRARASSQGRSCVRNLRQIDSAKQQYAMDNHLSAGSTMPALSVFCGNGSTTYIKGNTPTCPSGGTYTVNNLDTDPTCSIGTNAAVAHVLP from the coding sequence GTGAAACGTGCCCGAAATGCCTTTACCCTGATTGAGATCATGGTAGCGATCCTCATTGTCACGGTCCTGATGACGATCGCGATTCCCAACTTCATCCGTGCGCGCGCGTCGTCACAAGGGCGCTCGTGTGTCCGCAACCTCCGCCAGATCGACTCTGCCAAGCAGCAGTACGCGATGGACAACCACCTCAGCGCCGGCTCCACCATGCCCGCCCTCTCGGTATTCTGTGGCAACGGCTCGACTACCTACATCAAGGGAAACACCCCCACGTGCCCCTCGGGCGGCACCTACACCGTCAACAACCTCGATACCGACCCCACCTGCTCCATCGGCACCAACGCCGCCGTCGCCCACGTCTTGCCGTAG
- a CDS encoding cytochrome P460 family protein, with protein sequence MIPRLIGNIVVGGVGLGLGVLVLSQRPPTPRPTPVTSLPTPEQVLQAYSGYRVLEKDRHVNKVLTLLCRGPLPEEIAAAEKLSGPHASSVINVLSNALAEKALKTGATTFPPGAVLVKDKYSLGGVAGMIKREAGYNPASGDWEFFIREKGGPLAKGKLANCVSCHATATGPDHLFVPWAARKYNDALHKAHPDYEFPGTRR encoded by the coding sequence ATGATACCGCGTCTGATCGGAAACATTGTTGTTGGGGGAGTTGGGTTGGGGCTAGGAGTGCTGGTGCTCTCCCAGAGGCCCCCTACACCGCGACCTACCCCAGTTACATCACTCCCCACCCCGGAGCAAGTGCTACAAGCCTACTCCGGCTACCGCGTCTTGGAGAAAGACCGTCACGTCAATAAAGTACTGACCCTGCTATGCCGCGGCCCTTTACCCGAAGAGATCGCCGCCGCGGAAAAACTCAGTGGCCCCCATGCCTCCTCTGTTATCAACGTGCTGAGCAATGCTCTCGCCGAGAAGGCCCTCAAGACAGGTGCCACAACTTTTCCACCCGGAGCGGTTCTGGTGAAGGACAAGTACTCGCTCGGGGGCGTGGCGGGGATGATCAAGCGCGAGGCGGGCTACAACCCGGCCAGCGGCGACTGGGAGTTCTTCATCCGGGAGAAAGGCGGCCCCCTGGCGAAGGGAAAGCTCGCCAACTGTGTCTCCTGCCACGCGACAGCGACCGGCCCGGATCATCTTTTTGTCCCTTGGGCCGCACGAAAGTACAACGACGCGCTGCACAAAGCCCACCCGGACTACGAGTTTCCCGGCACCCGAAGATAG
- a CDS encoding LacI family DNA-binding transcriptional regulator, translated as MEEPGRRRSVRLEDIAQRVGVSRSEVSRVLNNRLREGRSVGVEKQQHIRRVAQELGYQPNKAAQNLAQGRTDTIGLVVEPGGDYELSPHYHEIIGALTGTLSEFGLQLLLHSWKDNAADSLAQLARARSCDLLVLTDMRTDDPRPALLRAMNQPFVIRGTALEPESLAVGMDNHAVGKLAVEYLAGWGHRRIFFQNIGRDFRAGEGRYQGYLDACRGLGLEQSARYEDRVWGEEGLYAYTRSLFTQPDPPTAIFASDELGALGVLRALSDLGKRVPEDVSVLTCLNARFMRRILPTTTTILVRQHEVAAEVGRTVGRLLSGEPVERKQYYLSPLLEERGSCAPPAA; from the coding sequence ATGGAAGAGCCTGGACGTCGCCGCTCCGTGCGGCTTGAAGATATCGCTCAGCGTGTCGGAGTCTCCCGCTCGGAGGTCTCGCGCGTGCTCAACAACCGCCTACGCGAGGGCCGCAGTGTTGGGGTGGAGAAGCAGCAGCACATCCGGCGTGTGGCGCAAGAGCTGGGCTACCAGCCCAACAAGGCCGCGCAGAACCTTGCCCAAGGCCGCACCGATACGATTGGGCTGGTGGTCGAGCCGGGAGGGGACTACGAGCTCTCGCCGCACTACCATGAGATTATCGGGGCCCTCACCGGAACCCTGAGCGAGTTTGGCCTCCAGCTCCTGCTCCACTCCTGGAAAGACAATGCCGCTGACTCCTTGGCCCAGCTCGCCCGTGCCCGGAGCTGCGATCTTCTGGTGCTCACGGACATGCGCACCGACGATCCCCGGCCGGCGCTGCTACGGGCGATGAACCAGCCCTTTGTGATCCGTGGGACGGCGCTGGAGCCCGAGAGTCTCGCGGTGGGGATGGACAACCACGCCGTGGGAAAGCTTGCGGTCGAGTACCTGGCAGGCTGGGGGCACCGCCGGATCTTTTTCCAGAATATTGGACGGGACTTTCGGGCGGGAGAGGGGCGCTACCAAGGCTACCTGGACGCTTGCAGGGGACTGGGCCTGGAGCAGAGCGCGCGCTACGAAGATCGTGTCTGGGGAGAAGAGGGACTCTATGCCTACACCCGCTCCCTCTTCACCCAGCCCGACCCGCCGACGGCGATCTTTGCCTCCGATGAGCTGGGGGCGCTGGGGGTACTGCGCGCCCTGAGTGATCTGGGGAAGCGTGTCCCCGAGGATGTCTCCGTGCTCACCTGTCTGAACGCGCGGTTCATGCGCCGCATCCTGCCGACCACCACCACGATCCTAGTCCGACAGCACGAGGTTGCCGCAGAGGTGGGGCGCACGGTGGGGCGGCTCCTGAGCGGTGAGCCGGTCGAGCGCAAGCAGTACTACCTCTCCCCCCTCCTGGAGGAGCGCGGCTCCTGTGCACCACCGGCTGCTTAG
- a CDS encoding PIG-L deacetylase family protein: MHILCIGAHPDDNELNVGGLATRLRRRGDSVKFVSVTNGDKGHFADEYKIAPEALAARRLIEAQEAAAVIGASYETLGVHDGEVYVDLPSTEAMVRCLRRFGEPGKGPDLVLFNRPLDYHRDHRYTAQLVLDATYMLTVPLMCPDTRHLDRMPVFAYWYDDFKDIQPFVAEIQVPIDDCLDEKTHMVCHHESQFFEWLPYNAGVLHEVPADEAGRRARVRRIVERRGAYRAERSAAARIKGGTCQHAEAFRVCEYGRQPEGDELRHLFGLD, encoded by the coding sequence ATGCACATTCTCTGTATTGGCGCCCACCCCGACGACAACGAGCTCAATGTGGGGGGGCTGGCCACCCGCCTGCGCCGTCGCGGCGACTCGGTAAAGTTTGTCTCGGTGACCAATGGCGATAAAGGGCACTTCGCCGATGAGTACAAGATCGCCCCTGAGGCGCTGGCGGCCCGGCGGCTGATCGAGGCCCAAGAGGCGGCGGCGGTGATTGGAGCGAGCTACGAGACCCTGGGCGTGCACGACGGCGAGGTCTATGTCGATCTACCCAGCACCGAGGCGATGGTGCGCTGCCTGCGCCGCTTTGGCGAGCCCGGCAAGGGCCCCGATCTCGTGCTCTTCAACCGCCCCCTCGACTACCACCGGGACCACCGCTACACCGCTCAGCTTGTCTTAGACGCCACCTACATGCTCACCGTCCCGCTGATGTGCCCCGATACGCGCCACCTGGACCGCATGCCGGTCTTTGCTTATTGGTACGACGATTTCAAAGACATCCAGCCCTTTGTCGCCGAGATTCAGGTGCCGATCGACGACTGCCTCGATGAGAAGACCCACATGGTCTGCCACCATGAGTCGCAGTTTTTTGAGTGGCTCCCCTACAATGCCGGTGTTCTCCACGAAGTCCCCGCCGATGAGGCGGGCCGCCGTGCCCGTGTGCGAAGGATTGTCGAGCGCCGCGGTGCCTACCGCGCCGAGCGCTCCGCCGCCGCTCGAATCAAGGGGGGCACCTGCCAGCACGCCGAGGCCTTTCGGGTCTGTGAGTACGGCCGCCAGCCCGAAGGCGACGAGCTACGGCACCTTTTTGGGCTGGACTGA